A part of Sulfurimonas sp. HSL-1716 genomic DNA contains:
- a CDS encoding deoxyguanosinetriphosphate triphosphohydrolase — protein sequence MRAEERFFKVEDDFRSPFSRDRDRIIHSGSFRKLEYKTQVFLNHEGDFFRTRLTHSIEVSQIARSISNSLGLEEILAESIALSHDLGHTPFGHIGGDTLDECLKKDGHENGFEHNFQSFRVVSSLEKRYSAFDGLNLTFATLEGILKHSYPYKKSFLPKIIDEQFDLSTHPSIEAMVVDRADEIAYISHDIDDGINSGLITFDDLKESELVSFILQKVHDEGIDSQNGEMFRYRFSSHLINHLVYSLLNYSKDKIDNSTILTAAIDAKESLPVGFDQELETQIKKLKKLLFVKLYQSKEIIRKMYAGKQAIRGLYSALMEEQNLLPNYYKELLHVRKKYRVVADYIASMSDRYAIKLYNELYGRI from the coding sequence ATGAGAGCGGAAGAGCGTTTTTTTAAGGTAGAAGATGATTTTCGTTCGCCTTTTTCAAGGGATCGCGATCGTATCATCCATTCGGGAAGCTTTAGAAAGCTTGAGTACAAGACACAGGTCTTTTTAAATCATGAAGGCGATTTTTTTCGTACCCGTCTTACGCACTCTATCGAAGTTTCACAGATCGCCCGCTCCATATCCAACAGTCTTGGGCTTGAGGAGATACTGGCAGAATCCATAGCCCTTTCGCATGATCTTGGGCATACCCCTTTTGGGCATATCGGCGGCGATACACTTGACGAATGCCTGAAAAAAGACGGACATGAAAACGGCTTCGAGCACAATTTTCAAAGTTTCAGGGTGGTCAGTTCGCTGGAGAAAAGATATAGCGCTTTTGACGGTTTAAACCTTACTTTTGCGACATTGGAAGGGATATTAAAACACTCCTATCCATACAAAAAATCCTTTTTGCCCAAGATAATCGACGAACAGTTCGATCTTTCCACCCACCCCTCCATAGAGGCGATGGTGGTTGATCGTGCCGATGAGATAGCCTATATAAGTCATGATATAGACGACGGTATAAATTCGGGCCTTATCACTTTTGATGATCTAAAAGAGAGCGAACTCGTCTCTTTTATACTCCAAAAGGTGCATGACGAGGGAATAGACAGCCAAAACGGTGAAATGTTCAGATACCGGTTCAGTTCCCATCTTATAAACCATCTCGTATATTCGCTTTTGAACTACTCTAAAGACAAGATTGACAACAGTACTATCTTAACGGCTGCGATCGACGCTAAAGAGAGTCTTCCCGTAGGTTTTGATCAGGAGCTCGAAACACAGATAAAGAAACTTAAAAAACTGCTTTTTGTAAAACTCTACCAAAGCAAGGAGATCATAAGAAAGATGTATGCCGGAAAGCAGGCCATTAGAGGTCTTTACAGCGCTTTGATGGAGGAGCAGAATCTGCTTCCGAATTACTATAAAGAGCTTTTACATGTAAGAAAAAAATACAGAGTCGTAGCCGATTACATCGCTTCAATGAGCGACAGATATGCGATAAAGCTTTATAATGAGTTATATGGAAGAATATAG
- a CDS encoding DUF4080 domain-containing protein: protein MNIILTTLNSRFTHSSLGLRYICANMQELAKKTKILEFSINDAIQSIAEKILDETPFIVGIGVYIWNAGEVKELIEIIKKVAPKTVIILGGPEVSHEPFRVDYTKADFIIQGEGDTAFYRLAKKIVSGEKTDERIIKPVMENLKKLALPYRLYTDDDIKNRYIYVEASRGCPFMCEFCLSSIDKKIRNFDLDILIEEFEELWRRGARNFKFVDRTFNINIHLANRILDFFLSRDEKFFAHFEVIPDHFPDSIKEKISLFGPGALQLEIGIQTLNGEIADNISRPMNFEKIKENIEFLEKETNAHIHLDLIVGLPGEDLKSFGKNLDTLVKMSSCEIQIGILKKLSGTTISRHDKIFEMVYSNTPPYDILKNAQLSFKDIQNMKRFSRFWDIYYNSGNFKDSMQLLKTDDAVYENFYDFSLWIYEQTSSTYKISLDRQASLLFIYLTEKKNLNKDTVAQAMINDLLKIKGRMLPEYLRGFYKEEKNEPKEKAAAFNKRQAKHHH, encoded by the coding sequence ATGAATATAATTTTAACTACTTTGAACTCGCGTTTTACACATTCATCACTCGGACTCAGATATATTTGTGCAAATATGCAGGAACTTGCAAAAAAAACGAAGATCCTTGAGTTCAGTATCAATGACGCCATTCAGAGTATTGCTGAAAAGATACTCGACGAAACTCCCTTTATCGTAGGCATAGGCGTATATATCTGGAATGCCGGCGAAGTAAAAGAACTCATAGAAATTATAAAAAAGGTTGCTCCAAAAACCGTCATCATCCTAGGCGGCCCAGAAGTAAGCCATGAGCCTTTTCGCGTCGATTACACCAAAGCAGATTTTATCATCCAAGGCGAGGGCGACACCGCATTTTACAGGCTTGCAAAAAAGATAGTTTCGGGTGAAAAAACGGATGAGCGCATTATAAAACCCGTTATGGAAAACCTCAAAAAATTAGCGCTGCCTTATCGACTCTATACTGATGACGATATTAAAAACCGCTACATCTATGTCGAAGCTTCGCGCGGATGCCCCTTTATGTGCGAGTTTTGTCTCTCTTCGATAGATAAAAAGATACGCAACTTCGATCTGGACATACTTATAGAGGAGTTTGAGGAACTGTGGCGAAGAGGAGCGAGAAACTTCAAGTTCGTGGACAGGACGTTTAACATAAATATACATCTTGCAAACAGGATACTCGATTTCTTTTTGAGCAGGGATGAAAAATTCTTTGCACATTTTGAAGTCATCCCCGATCATTTTCCCGATTCCATAAAAGAGAAGATCTCTCTTTTTGGTCCTGGAGCTTTGCAGCTTGAGATCGGCATTCAAACACTCAACGGCGAGATCGCAGACAACATCAGCAGACCTATGAACTTTGAGAAAATAAAAGAGAATATCGAGTTCTTGGAAAAAGAGACAAATGCACATATCCATCTGGACCTCATTGTAGGGCTTCCCGGCGAAGATCTGAAGAGTTTTGGCAAAAACCTCGATACACTGGTAAAAATGAGCAGCTGCGAGATCCAGATAGGCATTCTAAAAAAACTCTCCGGCACGACCATATCACGCCATGACAAAATTTTTGAAATGGTTTACTCAAACACCCCGCCTTACGATATTTTAAAAAATGCACAACTCAGCTTCAAAGATATACAAAACATGAAAAGATTCTCAAGATTTTGGGATATCTACTATAACAGCGGAAACTTTAAAGACTCCATGCAGTTATTAAAAACGGACGATGCCGTTTATGAGAATTTTTATGATTTTAGCTTGTGGATATATGAACAGACCTCATCCACATATAAAATATCGCTGGACAGACAGGCATCACTCCTTTTTATATATCTTACTGAAAAGAAAAATCTGAACAAAGACACTGTCGCGCAAGCTATGATAAACGATCTTCTGAAAATAAAGGGGAGAATGCTCCCTGAATATCTCAGAGGGTTTTACAAAGAGGAAAAAAACGAGCCCAAAGAGAAGGCGGCGGCATTCAACAAACGTCAGGCAAAGCATCATCATTAG
- a CDS encoding transglutaminase-like cysteine peptidase, translating to MQERLDELKNKSIIIKLNTINTFFNQVKYESDMKNYHMSDYWATPWEFLARDAGDCEDYVIAKYFALKYLGIDPKKMYFTYVKSTQFKEAHMVLTYFETPASEPLILDNNNRFVLPASKRPDLIPIYNFNGDVLSKKAKKAHQKTTQKWDDLVQNTKKGKI from the coding sequence ATGCAAGAAAGACTGGATGAATTAAAAAATAAGAGCATAATAATCAAGCTAAACACCATAAACACTTTTTTTAACCAAGTCAAGTATGAATCGGATATGAAAAACTATCATATGTCTGACTACTGGGCTACACCTTGGGAGTTTTTAGCTCGGGATGCGGGAGATTGCGAAGATTACGTCATCGCAAAATATTTTGCGCTCAAATATCTCGGCATCGATCCCAAAAAGATGTATTTTACATATGTAAAATCCACCCAGTTCAAAGAAGCACATATGGTATTGACATATTTTGAAACACCCGCTTCAGAACCGCTTATTTTAGATAATAACAACCGCTTTGTACTTCCGGCAAGCAAACGCCCTGACCTTATACCTATCTATAACTTCAACGGCGACGTGCTATCGAAAAAAGCGAAAAAAGCCCATCAAAAAACCACACAAAAGTGGGATGATCTGGTTCAAAACACAAAAAAAGGAAAAATATGA
- a CDS encoding flagellar hook-length control protein FliK encodes MIMIATKAEKSSSPSQLPLTDKSSSGDSKDFSKLLQSISSSSAQKTDKKSLKEGALLLELNDSKETADVKTDTKESSKKSELLSLLKNDATQDSKTFIINPQAAAAMDAKTLKNAIKDAKEYLKDQIKNSLAYKKGEIKELPKTTKGLVALAKKVGIDVEKITLETVQVKTGKEMKNIKLDSTAKTAQKQDDKPEVKTAASQTASTLSKQEPSQSDSLSKIPLFKTSQNLASSFSTAELVDKKQNKGEKNVSKTESTLIALLHGNKNINKQALSAELKTQPKAESKIESKHKAHSSVLSQLLHGDSQDNKDTKIHAQSDTQVIKPVFSNAQSTLHVKEADQDLGAKIHEAKQMVKYLAHDIKQAIEDYKPPFTRIKVKLNPAKLGEVDLTVVQRGKNVHVNISSNQSAINTLAQNASDLKVQLNQNGMNNASLNFNSSADNQSQQQQQQNGHHKENAKKAYEYFDNDEANEEVLSSLEIVIPRYI; translated from the coding sequence ATGATAATGATAGCTACAAAAGCGGAAAAATCTTCTTCACCTTCACAACTGCCTCTAACGGATAAATCCTCGAGCGGCGATTCAAAAGATTTTTCTAAACTTCTGCAATCTATTTCATCTTCATCTGCACAGAAGACGGACAAAAAATCTTTAAAAGAGGGTGCGTTGCTGCTTGAGCTGAATGATTCTAAAGAAACCGCAGACGTAAAAACAGATACAAAAGAGAGCTCAAAAAAGAGCGAGCTTCTCTCGCTTTTAAAAAACGATGCTACGCAAGATTCAAAAACTTTCATCATCAATCCGCAGGCAGCCGCGGCTATGGATGCAAAAACCTTGAAAAATGCGATCAAAGATGCAAAAGAGTATCTCAAAGACCAGATAAAAAACAGCCTCGCTTATAAAAAAGGCGAGATTAAAGAGCTTCCAAAAACCACAAAGGGTTTGGTAGCGCTTGCCAAAAAAGTCGGTATAGACGTAGAAAAAATAACACTCGAAACTGTTCAGGTGAAAACCGGCAAAGAGATGAAAAATATCAAACTCGACAGTACCGCCAAAACTGCACAAAAACAGGATGACAAACCCGAAGTAAAAACCGCTGCTTCACAAACTGCATCTACACTTTCAAAGCAGGAGCCTTCACAAAGCGATTCCCTTAGCAAAATCCCTTTGTTCAAAACATCGCAAAATCTTGCATCTTCCTTCTCCACGGCCGAACTGGTAGATAAAAAACAAAATAAAGGCGAAAAAAACGTCAGTAAAACGGAGAGCACTCTGATCGCGCTCCTTCACGGAAATAAAAATATCAATAAACAGGCTTTATCAGCGGAACTGAAAACACAACCAAAAGCAGAATCCAAGATAGAATCCAAACACAAAGCCCATTCATCTGTTTTAAGCCAGCTTCTGCATGGAGATTCTCAAGACAACAAAGATACGAAGATACACGCTCAATCTGATACACAGGTCATAAAACCTGTTTTTTCAAATGCACAGAGCACTTTGCATGTAAAAGAGGCTGATCAGGATCTCGGGGCCAAGATACATGAAGCCAAACAGATGGTGAAATATCTCGCCCATGATATAAAACAGGCTATCGAGGATTATAAACCGCCTTTTACAAGGATAAAAGTAAAGCTGAATCCGGCAAAACTCGGCGAGGTCGATCTGACTGTTGTTCAGCGCGGCAAAAACGTGCATGTGAATATCTCATCGAATCAGAGCGCCATAAATACGCTCGCTCAAAACGCAAGCGATTTGAAAGTTCAGCTTAATCAAAATGGAATGAATAATGCTTCACTAAACTTTAACAGCTCCGCTGACAATCAAAGTCAACAGCAGCAACAGCAAAACGGCCATCATAAAGAAAATGCTAAAAAAGCTTATGAATATTTCGATAATGATGAAGCAAACGAAGAGGTATTAAGCTCTTTGGAAATCGTGATACCACGATACATATAA
- a CDS encoding FlgD immunoglobulin-like domain containing protein, which translates to MTTVDTTSSTSSSLSTQSSGTNPNGILGKDDFMKLLLTEMQYQDPTAPMDTDKILQQTSQLATLESTDNTNKALEALSASLQNSQQFSTISAIGKMADLGYDTVAANGDGTSTDFEMYFPSDAQSGTITITDTDGNTVDTIDVGTNAKGVYQFTWDGRDTAGNIVDAGSYHVNATYLDNNNQTQSTRVGAYPIESVKFDGANTLLRVGSGFVSLADIKEVY; encoded by the coding sequence ATGACAACCGTAGATACGACATCATCGACATCATCGAGCCTAAGCACCCAGTCATCGGGAACAAATCCTAACGGTATACTCGGAAAAGATGACTTTATGAAACTGCTTCTGACCGAGATGCAGTATCAAGATCCGACCGCTCCGATGGATACGGACAAAATCTTGCAGCAGACATCTCAGCTGGCGACACTCGAGTCCACGGACAACACAAACAAAGCATTAGAAGCTCTTTCGGCGTCTTTGCAAAACTCCCAGCAGTTCTCGACGATATCGGCTATCGGCAAAATGGCCGATCTGGGATATGATACGGTCGCAGCAAACGGCGACGGTACATCTACGGATTTTGAGATGTATTTCCCGTCTGATGCTCAAAGCGGCACTATCACCATTACCGATACCGACGGCAATACAGTCGATACGATAGACGTAGGAACAAACGCCAAAGGCGTCTATCAGTTCACATGGGACGGCAGAGATACCGCAGGCAATATTGTCGATGCGGGTTCATACCATGTCAATGCCACATATCTGGACAACAATAACCAGACACAAAGCACCAGAGTGGGTGCATACCCTATAGAATCAGTAAAATTCGACGGTGCGAATACTCTGCTTAGAGTCGGTTCCGGTTTTGTTTCTCTTGCGGACATCAAAGAGGTATACTAA
- a CDS encoding flagellar hook-basal body complex protein: MNQAFYTGITGLQTQQTGIDVTSNNLANIDTVGFRGDTVEFKSLFENALSTTSGSSSVNSSVGYGSGVQAIPTLMQTGSLMLTDSATDLAINGNGWFGVQGNGQTMYTRAGNFSFDASRDLVNGDGQYVLGTLTNNFDTNNILTSKETTAQLGDASAQTSIKLPETLTYPAEPTTLTSFKGNLGQDDVVRKMGATMVDSQGNRNVLNLTFTKTVPQPAIGSSWDVVATATSPVTLSGTSTLYDTQSGVLTFDDTGALAGSTLSSINNNGTTVSIDFGTGYDGIISNITPITASSQSNGLEAGELVGYDINQNADVIATFTNGRQAAMAKIGVFHFQNDQGLQRVDGSRFVETPNSGQPIFYQDANGNNILGAGVVNNKLESSNVRTDVGLTELIAYQRAYDASAKLITTGDQMIQKALQMHR, encoded by the coding sequence ATGAATCAGGCGTTTTACACCGGTATCACCGGTCTGCAAACACAGCAGACCGGAATCGACGTAACCTCTAACAACCTTGCAAATATCGACACCGTAGGTTTTAGAGGCGATACCGTAGAGTTTAAATCTTTATTCGAGAATGCTCTCTCAACTACTTCTGGAAGCTCTTCTGTAAACTCCAGCGTAGGTTACGGTTCGGGCGTTCAGGCAATACCTACATTGATGCAGACGGGTTCATTGATGCTGACCGACAGCGCTACCGATTTGGCAATTAACGGCAACGGCTGGTTCGGGGTTCAGGGCAACGGACAAACTATGTACACAAGAGCCGGCAATTTTTCCTTCGATGCTTCAAGAGATCTGGTTAACGGCGACGGGCAGTATGTTCTTGGGACACTCACAAACAATTTTGACACAAACAACATCCTGACTTCAAAAGAGACGACCGCCCAATTAGGAGATGCAAGTGCTCAGACAAGTATTAAACTGCCCGAGACTTTGACATATCCCGCAGAACCTACGACGCTTACCTCTTTTAAGGGTAATCTCGGACAAGACGACGTAGTAAGAAAAATGGGGGCTACGATGGTCGACAGCCAAGGAAACAGAAACGTTCTCAATCTTACCTTCACAAAAACCGTACCTCAACCGGCGATAGGTTCATCCTGGGACGTTGTCGCTACCGCCACTTCGCCGGTTACCCTTAGCGGTACAAGTACGCTTTACGACACGCAAAGCGGCGTGCTTACATTTGACGATACGGGAGCGCTAGCCGGTTCGACTCTCAGCAGTATCAATAATAACGGAACTACCGTCAGTATCGATTTTGGAACCGGTTATGACGGGATCATCTCCAACATAACGCCCATAACGGCTTCAAGCCAGTCAAACGGTCTGGAAGCGGGAGAGCTCGTCGGATACGATATAAACCAAAACGCCGACGTTATCGCGACATTTACGAACGGCAGACAGGCTGCTATGGCAAAGATCGGGGTTTTTCATTTTCAAAACGATCAGGGACTGCAAAGAGTGGACGGTTCACGTTTTGTAGAAACTCCAAACAGCGGCCAGCCCATATTTTACCAAGACGCAAACGGAAACAATATTCTCGGCGCAGGTGTCGTAAACAATAAACTTGAAAGTTCAAATGTAAGAACGGATGTCGGATTAACCGAGCTTATAGCCTACCAGCGTGCGTACGATGCAAGTGCAAAATTGATCACGACAGGTGATCAGATGATACAAAAAGCATTGCAGATGCATAGATAG
- a CDS encoding LapD/MoxY N-terminal periplasmic domain-containing protein, translating into MTLYKQLSFLVTLLLISIFIIVLGVNFKNSIDSVQEQLYSDAKNTATSLSLSLASANGNISMMSTMINANFDNGAYQEITLVDMQGELLYERHSENSSIDVPKWFMNLVPIKAPVASANVSAGWNPIGILNVQSSTSAAYTQLYKILYSLTISFSITFIISIAFLYLLLSILLKPLQNIRFQAEAISNNRFIIQEKLPYTLDFREVVKAMNIMVQKVEEIFNKANEALRRQSELMYKDEATGLYNRKYLINKLPEYLKIDAGVPSGICIMLAIEGAQEANRLVGRQKVDKLYGDIARMLKQHSKDFKNSIVVRMNGTEFFILLPSCSEENGISLAHYMSHASDILLSKELDRKVTYITFGVYEYHHKQSVSHLLGASDYALSQAKLVDKTHVYFHKAETTHEIMGKEEWRKTLDFAIEHNTIYFDTYKVIDTVTKKIIHNVLSISVIGYDAQKYPYGKFIAPAITLGLDIEIYKKAVLKIFKEPNAKLKGSTCSLRLSSQYLDDPMTFAELKHILNRYAKNLPFKLIIELPDKVLRSASENLQLYKDLFELHDIQIGIFEFIGESEDYTYLKELRPSYIKAEADYFLGLTSQDLSSLQVITDSIGTDLIATGVIAPESLEKLQNINIHKVQGHITEMLD; encoded by the coding sequence ATGACGCTTTATAAACAGCTATCTTTTTTGGTCACTCTTTTACTGATAAGCATATTTATCATCGTATTGGGAGTAAATTTTAAAAACTCCATAGATTCCGTGCAGGAACAGCTCTATAGCGATGCAAAAAACACCGCTACATCTTTGAGCCTTTCTCTTGCAAGCGCAAACGGAAATATCTCCATGATGTCTACGATGATAAACGCGAACTTTGACAACGGAGCTTATCAGGAGATCACCCTTGTGGATATGCAGGGAGAACTGCTTTACGAACGCCATAGCGAAAACAGCTCGATAGACGTCCCCAAATGGTTTATGAACCTTGTTCCCATCAAGGCTCCGGTCGCTTCGGCAAATGTATCGGCAGGATGGAATCCTATAGGCATTTTGAACGTCCAAAGTTCTACTTCTGCGGCATATACGCAGCTATATAAGATCCTCTACTCATTGACCATCTCCTTTTCTATAACGTTCATCATCTCCATCGCGTTTCTTTATCTGCTGCTGAGCATACTTTTAAAACCGCTTCAAAATATCCGTTTTCAGGCCGAAGCTATCTCGAACAACAGATTTATCATTCAGGAGAAACTGCCGTATACTCTGGATTTCCGCGAGGTGGTAAAGGCCATGAACATAATGGTACAGAAGGTCGAAGAGATATTTAACAAAGCCAATGAAGCTCTCCGCCGCCAATCGGAACTGATGTACAAAGATGAAGCCACAGGTCTTTACAACAGAAAATATCTGATAAACAAACTGCCCGAATATTTAAAGATAGACGCAGGAGTGCCCAGCGGAATCTGCATCATGCTGGCGATAGAAGGCGCACAAGAGGCAAACCGTCTTGTAGGCCGTCAAAAAGTCGATAAACTGTATGGAGATATCGCAAGAATGCTCAAGCAGCATTCAAAGGATTTTAAAAACTCCATAGTCGTACGTATGAACGGTACGGAATTTTTTATTCTTCTTCCTTCCTGCAGTGAAGAGAACGGCATCTCTTTGGCCCACTATATGAGTCATGCCAGCGATATCCTGCTTAGCAAGGAGCTGGACAGAAAAGTGACTTACATCACGTTTGGTGTCTATGAGTATCATCATAAACAATCGGTTTCACATCTGCTTGGAGCATCCGATTACGCACTTTCTCAGGCGAAACTGGTAGATAAGACCCATGTTTATTTTCATAAGGCCGAAACGACCCATGAGATCATGGGCAAAGAGGAGTGGCGCAAAACTCTGGATTTTGCCATCGAACACAATACGATATATTTTGATACCTATAAGGTTATAGATACCGTAACGAAAAAGATCATACATAACGTACTGAGCATCTCCGTCATAGGGTACGACGCGCAAAAATATCCTTACGGCAAATTCATAGCACCGGCGATCACGCTTGGACTTGATATCGAAATATACAAAAAAGCCGTCTTGAAAATATTCAAAGAACCGAATGCTAAACTTAAAGGTTCGACCTGTTCGCTCAGACTTTCCAGTCAATATCTCGACGATCCGATGACGTTTGCCGAATTAAAGCATATCCTAAACAGATATGCCAAAAACCTGCCGTTTAAACTGATCATCGAGCTTCCCGACAAGGTTTTAAGAAGTGCTTCTGAGAATCTGCAGCTCTATAAGGACCTTTTCGAACTGCACGATATACAAATCGGTATATTTGAGTTTATAGGGGAATCGGAAGATTATACATACCTAAAAGAGTTACGTCCCTCATATATAAAAGCGGAGGCCGACTATTTCCTTGGCCTGACGAGCCAAGATCTGTCCTCGCTTCAGGTCATAACAGATTCTATCGGTACGGATCTCATAGCCACGGGCGTCATAGCTCCCGAGTCTTTGGAGAAACTGCAAAATATAAACATACACAAAGTTCAAGGACACATAACGGAGATGCTCGATTAG
- the flgE gene encoding flagellar hook protein FlgE has product MLKSLYSGVSGLQSHQIAMDVESNNIANVNTIGFKYSRANFSNLLAQVNQIATAPQGDLGGKNATQVGLGTTVSSMTRIHSQGSVQNTDKNTDCAIQGDGFFIVSGDAGKTLQYTRSGDFKFDASGNFVDNNGFVIQGWLRDEATGKVDSTAPITSISIPPGLTTPAKASTQITLKANLNSGDTVQTFSAIDGLDQFEQAVDLNRDGILDQSDSLATPQAVYDNTFYQSNPAVQGDGNAATNTDGISENSPTHIFTDSDGNIIERGEDMGIMTNGSGESFLLQSGSVPDQGQGEWMGFRTASVTSSTGGTAADGTTDAGALALSLGDINVNGFDVPAVTTAAANTSEDNAIAIAAAINTLSSKTGVTAIAVDTGSGSKDHIQLINDNTGTTKNIDVTVTVAGDPSGLASTDDDTPMKQFRYTDASVNAVGWDASASTYYFTTSEDLRQGMQTLMRNSLPTGGGVTDATNTADILAGTNHITTAGTGPYVTVDSTGKFQIHNPDTGGTNYDLNVLVTSIVDANTTENVKFNQTIQSISGALPTGSAGTRASQSFNVPTHSSSIDVFDSLGSKHTVKIDFRKSEFNPTTGSTWKVMITVPEPGVINIAGGATGMPTNIIEGAVTFGPDGSLSTFTPPSINFTANNGSTPNQSINLAVGTANAFDGLTSFDSKSATSGISQDGYTGGDLVGIRIDQSGTLVGSFSNGRSFGLAQIAMAKFANNEGLATEGGNIYSQSANSGDPIIGTAANGGRGFIQSSALEASNVDLSRALTQLIIIQRGFQANGKTITTSDQLLQTLIGLKQ; this is encoded by the coding sequence ATGTTAAAATCATTATATTCTGGCGTATCAGGACTCCAATCGCATCAAATAGCGATGGACGTCGAATCAAACAACATAGCCAATGTCAATACTATCGGCTTTAAATATTCTCGCGCAAATTTTTCAAACCTCTTGGCACAGGTCAATCAGATAGCAACTGCCCCTCAAGGCGACCTTGGGGGTAAAAATGCCACTCAAGTCGGTCTTGGTACCACTGTGAGTTCCATGACGCGTATCCATTCACAGGGTTCCGTACAAAATACCGATAAAAATACCGACTGTGCCATACAGGGCGACGGATTCTTTATCGTCAGCGGCGATGCCGGAAAGACCTTGCAATACACCCGTTCGGGAGATTTCAAGTTTGACGCGTCGGGTAACTTTGTGGACAACAACGGATTCGTTATTCAAGGCTGGCTGCGCGACGAGGCGACCGGCAAAGTGGATTCTACCGCACCGATTACTTCCATAAGTATCCCGCCTGGACTTACGACTCCCGCAAAAGCAAGTACGCAGATAACGCTAAAAGCGAATCTCAACTCCGGTGACACCGTACAAACTTTCAGTGCTATAGATGGACTCGATCAGTTCGAACAGGCAGTCGATCTCAATCGTGACGGCATACTGGATCAAAGCGACTCTCTTGCCACACCTCAAGCGGTATACGATAATACGTTCTATCAATCCAATCCTGCAGTGCAAGGTGACGGTAATGCAGCCACCAATACGGACGGTATCAGTGAAAATTCTCCGACACATATCTTTACCGATTCTGACGGAAATATCATCGAGCGCGGTGAAGATATGGGGATCATGACAAACGGAAGCGGAGAAAGCTTTCTTCTGCAAAGCGGTTCCGTACCGGATCAGGGTCAAGGTGAATGGATGGGATTTAGAACGGCTTCGGTTACATCATCCACCGGGGGAACGGCAGCTGACGGTACTACCGATGCAGGTGCATTGGCTCTTTCACTTGGCGATATAAACGTAAACGGTTTTGACGTTCCGGCGGTTACGACAGCAGCCGCAAACACTTCAGAAGACAATGCTATAGCTATCGCAGCAGCAATCAATACGTTATCATCCAAAACAGGTGTAACGGCGATCGCCGTCGATACCGGCAGCGGATCAAAAGATCATATCCAGCTTATCAATGATAATACCGGTACGACAAAAAATATCGATGTCACCGTGACGGTTGCCGGCGATCCTTCCGGTTTGGCAAGCACGGATGACGATACACCGATGAAACAGTTCAGATATACTGACGCATCCGTTAACGCCGTCGGCTGGGATGCATCGGCAAGCACATACTATTTTACGACAAGTGAAGATCTTCGCCAGGGTATGCAGACACTTATGCGTAACTCTCTGCCGACAGGCGGTGGTGTTACCGACGCAACCAATACTGCAGATATCCTTGCGGGCACGAATCATATAACTACCGCGGGAACCGGTCCGTATGTTACCGTCGACAGTACCGGGAAGTTTCAAATCCACAATCCGGATACCGGCGGAACGAACTATGATCTAAATGTACTCGTTACTAGTATCGTAGATGCCAATACTACCGAGAACGTAAAGTTCAACCAGACGATCCAATCGATAAGCGGTGCGCTTCCGACCGGAAGTGCAGGAACCCGTGCATCTCAAAGTTTTAACGTTCCGACACACTCGTCAAGTATAGACGTGTTCGATTCACTCGGTTCAAAACACACGGTAAAAATAGATTTCAGAAAATCGGAGTTCAATCCGACAACAGGAAGTACTTGGAAAGTCATGATAACCGTACCGGAACCGGGTGTCATAAATATAGCCGGCGGTGCAACGGGTATGCCGACAAACATAATCGAAGGTGCAGTAACATTCGGACCAGACGGTTCTCTTTCGACCTTTACCCCTCCGAGTATCAACTTTACGGCAAACAACGGTTCTACTCCTAACCAAAGTATCAACCTTGCCGTCGGTACGGCAAACGCGTTTGACGGACTTACGAGCTTCGACAGCAAATCGGCAACTTCGGGTATAAGTCAGGACGGTTATACGGGCGGGGATCTCGTAGGTATACGTATCGATCAAAGCGGTACGCTTGTAGGATCGTTCAGTAACGGTAGAAGCTTCGGTCTTGCACAGATAGCGATGGCAAAATTTGCGAACAACGAAGGTCTTGCCACAGAGGGCGGAAATATATATTCGCAATCTGCGAACTCGGGTGATCCGATCATCGGTACAGCGGCAAACGGCGGACGCGGATTTATCCAAAGTTCCGCACTTGAAGCGTCAAACGTCGATCTTTCACGCGCGCTTACCCAGCTGATCATCATCCAAAGAGGTTTCCAGGCGAACGGTAAAACTATCACCACCTCCGATCAGCTTCTTCAGACTCTTATCGGTCTAAAACAATAA